Proteins found in one Bicyclus anynana chromosome 26, ilBicAnyn1.1, whole genome shotgun sequence genomic segment:
- the LOC112050796 gene encoding transcription factor 25, producing MSLRQMKKLYKNVAPSIVQIEDSESDEEDSGNSTVCNSFDVLKLSSEPESEAESDHDFSNEENPDLHEEKKDKKAGNKKNKKKSKTVEQENPSEDDIDLAVNEINKEYGEAGVETTESDPRRDVPTRNSLFTINRKHIYAKNEELRFFGPEEDENGRRKKPKETKTVLKNQITSNVGISNVKGIYMTILDSKDGYTYFVYNHTKEYRQRHEMLLNQMHHIQPRFGIELHAESFKNMHVEAMMLSFAQFCLSDSYDQATMVMEHIICHLQYMAHPFFNITNKQHRLEFKYIENIIFHVALLQYSHMLSRKACHRTALELAKVLLNLDPRDPLAVILIIDKFAINAKEYSWLIDAIDSMAEKDVKYMFNIKYSYALAHYHVAMQNKEDLKKADELLKKALLLFPSLPKLLIPAREQRDEAVKRLLAHPMYNELASRSISQPLHELTLLYAACMQPRWREPAAMQWFVRNALELMDQYDAEPLIRAKYEHKTNVRQTLFRLWPAPVARHLCVIKPMANWLVDGAVPEPPFYEFVHVINPVPDSRTVNRYNYDYPPSFLMSG from the exons ATGTCTCTTCGACAAATGAAAAAACTGTACAAGAATGTAGCTCCCAGTATTGTTCAAATTGAAGACTCAGAGTCTGATGAAGAAGACAGTGGTAATTCAACTGTATGTAACAGTTTTGATGTG tTGAAATTATCATCTGAACCTGAATCTGAGGCTGAAAGTGATCATGATTTTTCTAATGAAGAAAATCCTGATCTGCACGAAGAAAAAAAAGACAAGAAGGCAGGGAAtaagaagaataaaaagaaaagcaaaACTGTGGAACAAGAGAATCCCTCGGAG GATGACATAGATTTAGCAGTAAATGAGATTAACAAGGAATATGGAGAGGCTGGAGTAGAGACAACTGAATCAGATCCCAGAAgagatgtacctactcgtaacagCCTGTTTACAATTAACAGAAAACACATTTATGCAAAAAATGAAGAGCTTCGATTTTTTGGTCCAGAAGAAGATGAGAATGGTAgaag GAAAAAGCCCAAAGAAACCAAAACTGTACTAAAGAATCAAATCACGTCGAATGTTGGAATATCAAATGTTAAAG GAATATATATGACAATCCTAGACAGTAAGGATGGGTACACATATTTTGTCTACAACCACACTAAAGAATATAGACAACGGCATGAAATGTTACTCAATCAAATGCATCATATTCAACCaag atttGGAATAGAGTTACACGCAGAGTCCTTCAAAAATATGCATGTTGAAGCTATGATGTTG tctttCGCCCAGTTCTGCTTATCGGATAGTTATGATCAAGCGACGATGGTGATGGAGCACATCATCTGTCACTTGCAGTACATGGCGCACCCGTTCTTCAACATAACCAAC AAACAGCACCGGCTGGAATTTAAATACATCGAGAATATAATATTTCACGTCGCCCTGTTACAATATAGTCACATGTTGAGTCGGAAAGCTTGTCACAGAACAGCCTTGGAACTGGCCAAGGTCCTCCTCAACCTGGACCCTCGGGACCCGTTGGCAGTCATCCTGATAATTGATAAATTTGCCATCAATGCCAAAGAGTACTCATGGCTCATAGACGCCATCGACTCCATGGCTGAGAAGGATGTCAAATATATGTTTAATATCAAATACTCATATGCATTGGCTCATTATCATGTTGCTATGCAGAATAAAG aagaTTTAAAGAAGGCGGATGAGTTACTTAAGAAGGCTTTATTGTTGTTCCCTTCGCTACCGAAACTGCTCATTCCGGCCAGAGAGCAGAGAGATGAAGCAGTTAAGAGATTGCTGGCTCACCCCATGTACAACGAGCTCGCCTCTAGAAG TATCTCCCAGCCCCTGCACGAGCTGACTCTGCTGTACGCGGCGTGCATGCAGCCGCGCTGGCGCGAGCCGGCGGCGATGCAGTGGTTCGTACGGAACGCGCTCGAGCTGATGGACCAGTACGACGCCGAACCACTTATACGG GCGAAGTATGAACACAAGACAAACGTGCGACAGACGCTGTTCCGCTTGTGGCCGGCGCCCGTGGCCCGACATCTGTGCGTCATAAAACCCATGGCCAATTGGCTCGTGGACGGG GCGGTGCCGGAACCACCATTTTATGAATTTGTACACGTCATCAACCCTGTACCGGACAGTCGTACTGTGAACCGCTACAACTATGACTACCCGCCTTCGTTCCTTATGTCTGGCTGA
- the LOC112050786 gene encoding zinc finger protein 567 isoform X2, with product MGCCVPFCRSTAANVRTAEGRRKDEGITFHGFPSEACLRAAWLRALGKQDTHLPDSAVVCSQHFLSDDFSETESGSRQIAPGAIPSTVLVCTMCLDSDSKQLPMSKYKLDEAYQQFIGLPLCDRGNLQQTLCVRCAHRLINVTRFRNDSLRTRSLMKDLVEKHEVITNQHIQIINRDKKFVKSKLVITTLGADYCDLHIVEEQEDKQTKSEDTVHGEIVVKTEHSFDSMSVDTNMVVKKEYDEVEVSHGPVSEPADDPLLETVDRKLTASSTVAEHAGQDLLKWENISYGCTVCAEDFLHEEDYYAHMNVHIQNSAAGTECVTSQVCEPAAAASSGWHSAPLSEHKHAVQSLDDDSHPPTDLAQPSSNPLPVRGAPNGDDTLKKSGKELNINDSERKFCDSNEANTDINILTHAVKLNDIFNEHERILDIINVDTASTKSQCQSASDVTGTQNIYNTANTLKSETDCLNNDTNISLTNSAVNSLHTHNEKKCYTCDVCRRMFKQKWLLLKHKKSHTERKMFTCELCQYKCTYRSQLVNHMRTHTGEKPYSCELCDYKFSLNVNLVYHMRTHTGEKPYSCTICDYKCSLKNNLVYHMRTHTGEKPYSCKLCEYKCAVSSTLVRHMRAHTGQEPYSCNLCEYKCAKKNQLVRHMRSHTGEKFYSCNLCEYKCAKNVQLVSHLRTHTGEKPYSCNICEYKCAHKNHLVSHMRTHTGEKPYSCTVCEYKCAVSSTLVSHLRTHTGEKPYSCNLCEYKCAQRNQLVSHIRSHTGEKPYSCNLCECKYVKKNYLMYHLRTHTGEKPYSCNICEYKCAHKNHLVLHMRTHTGEKPYSCTQCQYKCTVNSALVRHMRTHTGEKPFSCNLCEYKCAQKIQLVKHMQTHTGVKPLSCNLCEYKCKTKCSLQRHMTTHASDTVHTHTLPESTTTGV from the exons ATGGGGTGTTGTGTGCCTTTCTGCAGGAGCACTGCAGCCAATGTGCGCACAGCAGAGGGCAGACGCAAGGACGAGGGGATTACTTTTCACGG TTTCCCTAGTGAAGCATGTCTACGTGCAGCTTGGCTCAGAGCCCTCGGCAAACAAGACACTCACCTGCCAGACTCTGCTGTGGTCTGCTCGCAGCATTTTCTTAGTGATGACTTCAGTGAGACTGAAAGTGGCTCGAGGCAGATTGCTCCTGGCGCCATTCCTTCAACAGTGCTG GTCTGCACAATGTGCCTGGACAGTGACAGCAAGCAGTTGCCAATGAGTAAATACAAGTTGGATGAGGCATACCAACAGTTTATTGGTCTTCCT ttgtgtgatcGAGGGAACCTGCAACAAACACTTTGTGTACGATGTGCTCACAGACTGATAAACGTCACCAGATTTAGAAACGACAGCTTGAGAACCCGCTCACTGATGAAGGACTTAGTTGAGAAACATGAAGTT ATAACAAACCAacatatacaaataattaaccgagacaaaaaatttgtaaaaagcaAATTAGTGATTACAACACTCGGAGCAGACTATTGTGACTTACACATTGTAGAAGAGCAagaagacaaacagacaaaatcagAAGACACTGTACATGGTGAAATAGTTGTGAAAACTGAACACAGTTTTGACTCTATGTCGGTTGACACAAACATGGTAGTGAAAAAGGAATATGATGAAGTTGAAGTATCTCACGGACCAGTGTCGGAGCCAGCTGATGACCCTCTCCTGGAGACTGTCGACAGGAAACTGACTGCTTCAAGCACAGTTGCAGAACATGCAGGACAGGATTTGTTGAAGTGGGAAAACATTTCTTATGGATGTACAGTTTGTGCTGAGGATTTTCTCCATGAAGAAGATTACTATGCTCATATGAATGTGCATATTCAG AACAGTGCTGCTGGCACCGAATGTGTGACGTCACAAGTGTGTGAGCCTGCTGCAGCTGCGAGCTCTGGCTGGCACTCGGCGCCCCTCAGTGAGCACAA GCATGCAGTTCAGAGCTTGGACGATGACTCTCACCCTCCCACAGACTTGGCTCAACCTTCCA GTAATCCTTTGCCTGTGAGAGGTGCACCTAACGGAGACGATACATTGAAGAAAAGTGGAAAAGAACTTAATATAAATGATAGCGAACGAAAGTTTTGTGATAGCAACGAAGCTAACACAGACATCAACATACTCACACATGCAGTGAAACTAAATGATATATTCAATGAACATGAGAGAATACTTGATATCATAAATGTCGATACTGCCTCTACTAAGTCTCAATGTCAGAGTGCGAGTGACGTCACCGGGACACAGAACATATATAATACAGCAAACACTTTGAAAAGTGAAACTGATTGCTTGAATAATGACACTAATATATCATTGACTAACTCAGCAGTAAATAGTTTACACACACATAATGAGAAGAAATGCTATACTTGTGATGTTTGCAGAAGAATGTTTAAACAAAAATGGCTCTTACTTAAACATAAGAAGTCTCACACTGAAAGAAAAATGTTCACTTGTGAGCTTTGTCAATACAAATGCACCTACAGAAGTCAATTAGTGAAtcatatgcgaactcacactggtgagaagccttattcttgtgagtTATGCGACTACAAATTTTCACTAAATGTCAACTTAGTATACCATATGCGAACTCAtactggtgagaagccttattcttgtacCATATGCGACTACAAATGTTCTCTTAAAAACAATTTAGTGTAtcatatgcgaactcacactggtgagaaaccTTATTCTTGTAAGCTATGTGAATATAAATGTGCAGTAAGTAGTACCCTAGTGAGACACATGAGGGCCCACACTGGTCAGGAGCCTTATTCTTGTAACTTATGCGAGTACAAATGTGCTAAGAAAAATCAGTTAGTGCGACATATGCGAtctcacactggtgagaagtTTTATTCTTGTAACTTATGCGAGTACAAATGTGCTAAAAATGTTCAGTTAGTGAGTCATttgcgaactcacactggtgagaaaccTTATTCTTGTAACATATGCGAGTACAAATGTGCTCATAAAAACCATTTAGTGTCacatatgcgaactcacactggtgaaaagccttattcttgtacAGTATGTGAGTATAAATGTGCAGTAAGTAGTACCCTAGTGAGTCATttgcgaactcacactggtgagaagccttattcttgtaacTTATGCGAGTACAAATGTGCTCAAAGAAATCAGTTAGTGAGTCACATACGAtctcacactggtgagaaaccTTATTCTTGTAACTTATGCGAGTgcaaatatgttaaaaaaaactatttaatgtaTCATTTGCGAACGCACACTGGAGAGAAGCCTTACTCTTGTAACATATGCGAGTACAAATGTGCTCATAAAAACCATTTAGTGTTacatatgcgaactcacactggtgagaagccttattcttgtacGCAATGTCAGTATAAATGTACAGTAAATAGTGCCCTAGTGAGGCATATgcgaacccacactggtgagaagcctttTTCTTGTAACTTATGCGAGTACAAATGTGCTCAAAAAATTCAGTTAGTGAAACATATGCAAACTCACACTGGTGTGAAGCCTTTGTCTTGCAACTTATGCGAGTACAAATGTAAAACTAAGTGTTCTCTCCAGCGGCACATGACGACGCACGCTAGCGACACTGTACACACCCACACACTGCCAGAGTCAACAACAACAGGTGTGTAA
- the LOC112050786 gene encoding zinc finger protein 567 isoform X1, which translates to MGCCVPFCRSTAANVRTAEGRRKDEGITFHGFPSEACLRAAWLRALGKQDTHLPDSAVVCSQHFLSDDFSETESGSRQIAPGAIPSTVLVCTMCLDSDSKQLPMSKYKLDEAYQQFIGLPLFQLCDRGNLQQTLCVRCAHRLINVTRFRNDSLRTRSLMKDLVEKHEVITNQHIQIINRDKKFVKSKLVITTLGADYCDLHIVEEQEDKQTKSEDTVHGEIVVKTEHSFDSMSVDTNMVVKKEYDEVEVSHGPVSEPADDPLLETVDRKLTASSTVAEHAGQDLLKWENISYGCTVCAEDFLHEEDYYAHMNVHIQNSAAGTECVTSQVCEPAAAASSGWHSAPLSEHKHAVQSLDDDSHPPTDLAQPSSNPLPVRGAPNGDDTLKKSGKELNINDSERKFCDSNEANTDINILTHAVKLNDIFNEHERILDIINVDTASTKSQCQSASDVTGTQNIYNTANTLKSETDCLNNDTNISLTNSAVNSLHTHNEKKCYTCDVCRRMFKQKWLLLKHKKSHTERKMFTCELCQYKCTYRSQLVNHMRTHTGEKPYSCELCDYKFSLNVNLVYHMRTHTGEKPYSCTICDYKCSLKNNLVYHMRTHTGEKPYSCKLCEYKCAVSSTLVRHMRAHTGQEPYSCNLCEYKCAKKNQLVRHMRSHTGEKFYSCNLCEYKCAKNVQLVSHLRTHTGEKPYSCNICEYKCAHKNHLVSHMRTHTGEKPYSCTVCEYKCAVSSTLVSHLRTHTGEKPYSCNLCEYKCAQRNQLVSHIRSHTGEKPYSCNLCECKYVKKNYLMYHLRTHTGEKPYSCNICEYKCAHKNHLVLHMRTHTGEKPYSCTQCQYKCTVNSALVRHMRTHTGEKPFSCNLCEYKCAQKIQLVKHMQTHTGVKPLSCNLCEYKCKTKCSLQRHMTTHASDTVHTHTLPESTTTGV; encoded by the exons ATGGGGTGTTGTGTGCCTTTCTGCAGGAGCACTGCAGCCAATGTGCGCACAGCAGAGGGCAGACGCAAGGACGAGGGGATTACTTTTCACGG TTTCCCTAGTGAAGCATGTCTACGTGCAGCTTGGCTCAGAGCCCTCGGCAAACAAGACACTCACCTGCCAGACTCTGCTGTGGTCTGCTCGCAGCATTTTCTTAGTGATGACTTCAGTGAGACTGAAAGTGGCTCGAGGCAGATTGCTCCTGGCGCCATTCCTTCAACAGTGCTG GTCTGCACAATGTGCCTGGACAGTGACAGCAAGCAGTTGCCAATGAGTAAATACAAGTTGGATGAGGCATACCAACAGTTTATTGGTCTTCCT ttgtttcagttgtgtgatcGAGGGAACCTGCAACAAACACTTTGTGTACGATGTGCTCACAGACTGATAAACGTCACCAGATTTAGAAACGACAGCTTGAGAACCCGCTCACTGATGAAGGACTTAGTTGAGAAACATGAAGTT ATAACAAACCAacatatacaaataattaaccgagacaaaaaatttgtaaaaagcaAATTAGTGATTACAACACTCGGAGCAGACTATTGTGACTTACACATTGTAGAAGAGCAagaagacaaacagacaaaatcagAAGACACTGTACATGGTGAAATAGTTGTGAAAACTGAACACAGTTTTGACTCTATGTCGGTTGACACAAACATGGTAGTGAAAAAGGAATATGATGAAGTTGAAGTATCTCACGGACCAGTGTCGGAGCCAGCTGATGACCCTCTCCTGGAGACTGTCGACAGGAAACTGACTGCTTCAAGCACAGTTGCAGAACATGCAGGACAGGATTTGTTGAAGTGGGAAAACATTTCTTATGGATGTACAGTTTGTGCTGAGGATTTTCTCCATGAAGAAGATTACTATGCTCATATGAATGTGCATATTCAG AACAGTGCTGCTGGCACCGAATGTGTGACGTCACAAGTGTGTGAGCCTGCTGCAGCTGCGAGCTCTGGCTGGCACTCGGCGCCCCTCAGTGAGCACAA GCATGCAGTTCAGAGCTTGGACGATGACTCTCACCCTCCCACAGACTTGGCTCAACCTTCCA GTAATCCTTTGCCTGTGAGAGGTGCACCTAACGGAGACGATACATTGAAGAAAAGTGGAAAAGAACTTAATATAAATGATAGCGAACGAAAGTTTTGTGATAGCAACGAAGCTAACACAGACATCAACATACTCACACATGCAGTGAAACTAAATGATATATTCAATGAACATGAGAGAATACTTGATATCATAAATGTCGATACTGCCTCTACTAAGTCTCAATGTCAGAGTGCGAGTGACGTCACCGGGACACAGAACATATATAATACAGCAAACACTTTGAAAAGTGAAACTGATTGCTTGAATAATGACACTAATATATCATTGACTAACTCAGCAGTAAATAGTTTACACACACATAATGAGAAGAAATGCTATACTTGTGATGTTTGCAGAAGAATGTTTAAACAAAAATGGCTCTTACTTAAACATAAGAAGTCTCACACTGAAAGAAAAATGTTCACTTGTGAGCTTTGTCAATACAAATGCACCTACAGAAGTCAATTAGTGAAtcatatgcgaactcacactggtgagaagccttattcttgtgagtTATGCGACTACAAATTTTCACTAAATGTCAACTTAGTATACCATATGCGAACTCAtactggtgagaagccttattcttgtacCATATGCGACTACAAATGTTCTCTTAAAAACAATTTAGTGTAtcatatgcgaactcacactggtgagaaaccTTATTCTTGTAAGCTATGTGAATATAAATGTGCAGTAAGTAGTACCCTAGTGAGACACATGAGGGCCCACACTGGTCAGGAGCCTTATTCTTGTAACTTATGCGAGTACAAATGTGCTAAGAAAAATCAGTTAGTGCGACATATGCGAtctcacactggtgagaagtTTTATTCTTGTAACTTATGCGAGTACAAATGTGCTAAAAATGTTCAGTTAGTGAGTCATttgcgaactcacactggtgagaaaccTTATTCTTGTAACATATGCGAGTACAAATGTGCTCATAAAAACCATTTAGTGTCacatatgcgaactcacactggtgaaaagccttattcttgtacAGTATGTGAGTATAAATGTGCAGTAAGTAGTACCCTAGTGAGTCATttgcgaactcacactggtgagaagccttattcttgtaacTTATGCGAGTACAAATGTGCTCAAAGAAATCAGTTAGTGAGTCACATACGAtctcacactggtgagaaaccTTATTCTTGTAACTTATGCGAGTgcaaatatgttaaaaaaaactatttaatgtaTCATTTGCGAACGCACACTGGAGAGAAGCCTTACTCTTGTAACATATGCGAGTACAAATGTGCTCATAAAAACCATTTAGTGTTacatatgcgaactcacactggtgagaagccttattcttgtacGCAATGTCAGTATAAATGTACAGTAAATAGTGCCCTAGTGAGGCATATgcgaacccacactggtgagaagcctttTTCTTGTAACTTATGCGAGTACAAATGTGCTCAAAAAATTCAGTTAGTGAAACATATGCAAACTCACACTGGTGTGAAGCCTTTGTCTTGCAACTTATGCGAGTACAAATGTAAAACTAAGTGTTCTCTCCAGCGGCACATGACGACGCACGCTAGCGACACTGTACACACCCACACACTGCCAGAGTCAACAACAACAGGTGTGTAA